The following DNA comes from Acidimicrobiia bacterium.
TAACACTTCGCCATCCTCGCCGACAGCGCCTCGCAGTGCCTGCTCGACCACCCGCGCCGACGAGTCCGTCGCCAGCGCCACCGCCGACGGTCCCGCGCCACTCCACGCTGCATGAAGCGCTCCGGCACCCCTCGCCGCCTCGATCAATTTCGCGGTGATCGGCGACAGTTCGCTCCGCGGCAGTTCATGAATCTCGTCCCCGGCTGCGGCCGCCAACGCCACCGGGTCGGCCGTCCGCAGGCCTTCGATGAGCGCCGCCACCCGGGCAGCGGTCCGCACCGCCACCGCACGAGGCACCGTGTCGTCGAGTGCGGCGCGGGCGGTGTGCGTCGACATCGCCTCGGCCGGAACGCCGACCATGATCCGAAGGGAAGGATGGACCCCCAGCCGGAGAATCTCCCCCGTGGCGGTAACAGCCACCAAGCCGCCGTAGGCGGCGGCGGCTGCATTGTCGGGGTGGCCCTCGGCCGCGGCGGCCGCACGAAACACCGAGCCGAGGTCATATGAGCCGGCCGCGGCGTCCACCGCGGCCCGAACTGCCACCCGCAGCGCGGCGCTCGAACCGAGACCCTTGCCGACCGGGATCTTCGAGCGGATGTAGATCGCGTGCGGCTGATCCCCCGCTACTCCCTGGACCAACCGGGCGGTCGACTCCGCCACCGGGCGGCCATCGCTGGTGACCGACCACGATGCTGCCGGCTCGGCCTCCACCTCCAGCCGGATCGACACCGCCAGGGCGAGCAGGTCGAACCCGGGTCCCAGGTTGGCGATCGACCCAGGTGCAGAAGCAGTAGACACGCGCCGAGATTCTAAGAGGCGGCTCGCTTCGCTCGCCGCCGCAATTCGCAATTCGCAATTCGCAATACGACAGAACGCGGCCCCTCGGGGCCTGCCTCTCGTCGGGGCGGGCGGGGGCTTCGCTTCGCTCGCCGTCGTCACCTGGCCCGAGGGAGCCGGGATTGCGCGCCGATCGCTTCCGAGAATTTCTGTCGTATCGCGTATCGCGTATTGCGTATCGCCCTCCGCATCGTCGCGCCCGAACCTCACAGAAATACCTAGCCTGGACCCCATATGGCCGCGATCCGCCTCGAGAGACTCAGCAAGTTCTACGGGAAGGCCCGGGGGGTGGTCGAGGTCGATCTCGAGGTGCAGACCGGGGAGGTGTTCGGGTTTCTCGGTCCCAATGGGGCCGGCAAGACGACGACAATCCGGGCGCTGCTCGACCTGATTCGCCCCACCTCGGGCAAGGCCACCGTGCTCGGCCTCGACTCGGTCGCCGACTCCCTCGAAATCCGCAAACGAGTCGGGTATCTGCCCGGCGAACTCGCCCTCTGGGAGTGGATGACCGCCCGCCAGGTGCTCGACCATCTTGCGAACCTTCGGGGCGGCGTCGACCAGGCGTACCGCGACCGGCTGACCGAACGCTTCCAGGTCGAGATCGACCGCAAGGTGAGTGACCTCTCTACCGGCAACAAGCAGAAGATCGGCCTCGTGCAGGCGTTCATGCACAAACCCGAACTGATCGTCCTCGACGAGCCCACCAGCGGCCTCGATCCTCTGATGCAACAGGTCACCTACGAGGTCATCGACGAGGCGCAGCGCGACGGCCGAACCGTCTTCCTCTCATCACACGTCCTCCCGGAAGTCGAACGGATCGCTCAGCGGGTTGCCATCATCCGCAAGGGCCGGGTCATTGAGGTTGCGACCGTCGACAGCCTGAAGGAGCGAGCGGTCCGTGTCGTCGAGCTCAGGTTCGGCTGGCCGGTACCCGACTCCGCCGCCCTGTCGGTCATCCCCGGGGTGACCGAAGCGAGCGTGAGCGGCTCCGTCGCCACCCTGCGTGTCGAAGGCTCGATGGATCCGCTGGTCAAGGCGCTCGCCGGCTACGAGACCCTGCTGATCCGCACCCACGACACGCCCCTCGACGAGATCTTTTTCCAGCTCTACCGCGACGGAGAAGACGATGAGGGCTGAGGTCTTTCGCCGGGTGGTCGTCGGGCGCCGCAAGTCCATCATCGGCTGGGCCCTCGGCTTTCTAGCGACCATGGCGTTCATCGTGCTGCTCTACCCGGCGGTCCGCGACCAACCCAGCTTCGGCGACCTGATCGAGGACTACCCGGAGTTCGTCCAGCAGATCCTCGGTCTCGGCGGGGGCCTCGAGTTGGGTTCACCGGAGGGGTACCTGAACAGCCAGCTGTTCGCCAACACCCTGCCCATCCTCTTCCTGATCTACCTCTTGGCCTTCGCGGTGCGCGAAACGGCAGGCGAGGAAGGTGACAAGACGATGAACCTTGCCCTCGCTCACCCAATCAAGCGCGAGCGCTTCATACTCGAGAAGTTCGCCGCGATGACGGTCACCGGGTTCGGACTCGCCATGGTGGCGGTAGCCGGACTCCTGATCACCGGGCCCCTGGTCGACATGGACCTCACCGTCGCCGGCTACTTCGGCGCCACCGTGTCCGTGTTCCTCATCGCCCTGGCATTCGCGACCCTGGCGTTGGCCGTGGGCGCCTGGACCGGGAAGAAGTCCCTGGCCTACGGGGTGACCTCCACCCTCGCCGTAGCCTTCTTCCTGTTGTGGGGACTCGCCCCGATCGTCGACGCCCTCGGATGGACCAACGCGATCAACCCCTTCTTCTGGGGCCTGGCCGGCACCCCGGTGGTCAGCGGCCTCCAGGTCGGCAACGCCCTGCTACTGGTCGGCGCCGTGGTAATGCTGGTAGCCGCGGCAATCGCCGGCTTCCGAAGGCGAGACATCGGGGTTTAGGGCCTCGCCTCGCTCGGCCCGCAATTGGCAATTCGCAATTCGTAGGACGCGTGGTGGGCCGTCAGCCGCGTCTTCTCTTGCGGGAGGCGGGAAGCGGGAGGCGGGAGGCGGATGGCTCCCTACCTTTCCAGCACCCTCACCTCGTCGCGGCGGACGGTGCCGCCGAGGCCGACCACGGGGCCGTCCCAGGAGACCTTGATGGTGGAGGGGTGGCCGATGGCGTCGCCCTGGCTGATGGTCAGCCGCCCCGAGGCTTCGCCTCGATGGTGCCTGATCGCGGCGAGGGCAGCAGCCGCACTTCCGGTGGCCGGGTCCTCGGCCACGCCGGTGCCGGGAGAGAAGAACCGGGCAGTGATCTCACCGCCCGCACCGGCGAAGACGTAACACATGCCCGCCCCTTGGGCCTCCAGTGCCTCCAGGTCCGGGGCGGCCGCGGCCACCGCCTCGGGTGAGCCAACGTCGACCACCAGATAGGGCAGTGGCATCTGCACCCACCAAGCGTGGACCGGATCTGGCAGACCGGCGGCTACCGCTACCGCCTCCGCCTCAGGGGTGGCGCGGATTTCGGTCGCCATCGGAGTGTCCACCCAGATCTCGTCGCCGTCCTTCCAGAACGGGATCTCTCCCACCTGGCAGGTCATCCGGTCGACCGTCCCCGGGCCGATCATCCCCAGCACCCAGGCTGCGCCGACCAGCGGGTGCCCCGCGAAGGGCAGCTCCCGGGTGGGGGTGAAGATCCGCACCGAGGGAATCCCCTCCTGTCGCCAGTCGATGAACACGGTCTCGGAGAAGCCGAGCTCAGCCGCGATCTCTTGCATCCCCGGCTCCGGCAGTCCCGTCACGTCGGGGATGACCCCGAGATGGTTCCCGCCGGCATCCCCCCGGGTGAACACTCGAAGCACGTAACAGTGGCGCATTGGCGCAACGGTAATTCAGTTGACAGCCCACAGCCGACAGCCCACGGCCAGAGATCCCGCTCCGGCACCGACCAACGAGGCTTCACCTCGAGCCTGGCAGTTTGGACCTGGAGACTGGAGACTGGAGACTGGGCCGGCCAGCGGCCAGCCTAAGGCGGCCGAAGGCCGCCCGGAGACTGGAGACTCGGCCGGTCAGCGGCCGGCCTAAAGGCGGCCGAAGGCCGCCCGGAGACTGGAGCCTGAATGGACATCTTCGACCTCGATTCTCTGCTGGCTCAGCTGATCCTCGGGCTCGGTGCCGCCCTGGTGTTCGGGAACGGGTTTGCGCTAGTTCAGGCAAAGCGGGGCGTGAAGCCAAAGGGGGCCGAAGGGAACCTACGTCGCGGGCGGGCGTGGTTCCTGCTCGCCGTCGGCCTGGTCATCGCGGTGTGGGGGGCGACGAGCCTGATTGCGGGTGGCAGCGACCCCGAGCCCACCACCACGTCGACCACAGCCGGGGCGTCCCGGGACGCTTGACTGCCCAGCTGGGGGCAGGAAACCGCTCCCCGCGGTGCGGTACCATCGCCAGCCTCGCGGGCGTAGTTCAATGGCAGAACACGAGCTTCCCAAGCTCGGAGTGAGGGTTCGATTCCCTTCGCCCGCTCAGTCGGCTGCCCTGCGGGCGGCCTCCCGCGATTGGCGATTGGCAAGAGGAGCCTCGCTTTGCTCAGCCCCATCGAGATCGATCCTGACGCTTTGCGTGGTGGCCAATCGCCAATTGCCAATTGCGAGTCCGGGGCCCTGAAGGGGCCCCGGACTCTCTCAATCAGGCTCCGGGGCCGGGGCCGAAGCGACGGCCACCGGGGCCCCGTCCGCGGAAGGGACGGCGCTCGCCGGGCTCGGGGAGCGGGCTGTTCACCGACTTGGTGATCCGTTCCTCGGCATTCTCGAGCAGCGCCGCCTTCTCGACCTCGGTGATCCGGCCGTTCTCGACCCCCAGGTCGAGGCGCTGCCCGGTCAACTCGACCAGGTGAGCGATCACTTCATCGGCAGACGATCCGTTGGCCTCGGCGATCTCGGCGATCGTGTCGTACTCACCGAGCGCCTCGCGCATCTCGGCACCGTCGAGTCCGAGGAAGTCAGCCACAGCCACCAGGCCCATGAAGGCCCGGACATGCCCCCGGCCCGGCTCCCGGAAGGAGCCGACCAAATGCTTGGCCACGGCTGCTGCCTGGGTGTCGTCAATGGTCCCGTCCTCGACGAGCGGGGCGAGTTGCTCCAGGATCCGGCTGTATGCCGGTGCGTCGGTCACGTCGGCGGTGTCGTCGTCGCTGGTCTGGGCGGCCAGGGCGATGCCTGACATCGCCAGGGCGGCGACCACCACCAGCGTGATCCCGATCTTGAGCGTGTGCTTCACGAGAGAACCTCCATTCGATTACTGAGGCCACTCTCCGGGAGCCTTGTTCGGGAATTGTGAAGCGGAGGTAGTAATTCGCAATGCGCAATAAGCAATGCGCGGCGCGCGAGAGTTCTCCGATCAGATCACGCTCGGACCGCATTGCCGCGGCGCGAGAAGGTTCTCCGATCCGATCGGGCTCACCGCGTTGCGCATTGCTCATCGCGCATTGCGAAGCCACCGAGCGACGCCTACACGCCCTCCCTAACCTGTCGCGCAATGATCCTCTCCGATGTCTCCATCCGGGCAGCGATCGAGTTGGGCCGCATCGAGGTCGACCCCTTCGACCCGGCGATGGTGCAGCCGTCCAGCATCGATGTTCGCGTCGACCGCTACTTCCGGGTGTTCCAGAACCACCGGTACCCCTACATCGACCCGAAGCAGTCCCAGCCCGACCTGACCAAGGAAGTGGAGACCGACATGGAGGTCCCCTTCGTGCTCCACCCTGGGGAGTTCGTGCTCGGTTCGACGCTGGAGGTGGTCCGCCTCGACAACGACATCGTGGCCCGGCTCGAAGGGAAGTCCAGCCTCGGACGGCTCGGGCTCCTTATCCACTCCACCGCCGGGTTCGTCGACCCCGGGTTCGAGGGGCACCTAACCCTCGAGCTCTCCAATGTCGCCACTCTTCCGATCGCCATCTACCCGGCGATGCGTATCGGCCAGCTGTCGTTCTACGAGCTGACCACACCGGCGGAGAACCCCTACGGCTCCCTGCGGGCGGGCTCGAAGTACCAGGGGCAACGCGGGCCGACCGCCAGCCGGATCCATGAGGACTTCGACACCTAGTGCACCCAATGGTCGACCGGGCCTGATGACGACGCCAGGTTC
Coding sequences within:
- a CDS encoding ABC transporter ATP-binding protein — its product is MAAIRLERLSKFYGKARGVVEVDLEVQTGEVFGFLGPNGAGKTTTIRALLDLIRPTSGKATVLGLDSVADSLEIRKRVGYLPGELALWEWMTARQVLDHLANLRGGVDQAYRDRLTERFQVEIDRKVSDLSTGNKQKIGLVQAFMHKPELIVLDEPTSGLDPLMQQVTYEVIDEAQRDGRTVFLSSHVLPEVERIAQRVAIIRKGRVIEVATVDSLKERAVRVVELRFGWPVPDSAALSVIPGVTEASVSGSVATLRVEGSMDPLVKALAGYETLLIRTHDTPLDEIFFQLYRDGEDDEG
- the dcd gene encoding dCTP deaminase; amino-acid sequence: MILSDVSIRAAIELGRIEVDPFDPAMVQPSSIDVRVDRYFRVFQNHRYPYIDPKQSQPDLTKEVETDMEVPFVLHPGEFVLGSTLEVVRLDNDIVARLEGKSSLGRLGLLIHSTAGFVDPGFEGHLTLELSNVATLPIAIYPAMRIGQLSFYELTTPAENPYGSLRAGSKYQGQRGPTASRIHEDFDT
- a CDS encoding homoserine kinase, with translation MSTASAPGSIANLGPGFDLLALAVSIRLEVEAEPAASWSVTSDGRPVAESTARLVQGVAGDQPHAIYIRSKIPVGKGLGSSAALRVAVRAAVDAAAGSYDLGSVFRAAAAAEGHPDNAAAAAYGGLVAVTATGEILRLGVHPSLRIMVGVPAEAMSTHTARAALDDTVPRAVAVRTAARVAALIEGLRTADPVALAAAAGDEIHELPRSELSPITAKLIEAARGAGALHAAWSGAGPSAVALATDSSARVVEQALRGAVGEDGEVLRLEIDRQGTVLS
- a CDS encoding PhzF family phenazine biosynthesis protein, with translation MRHCYVLRVFTRGDAGGNHLGVIPDVTGLPEPGMQEIAAELGFSETVFIDWRQEGIPSVRIFTPTRELPFAGHPLVGAAWVLGMIGPGTVDRMTCQVGEIPFWKDGDEIWVDTPMATEIRATPEAEAVAVAAGLPDPVHAWWVQMPLPYLVVDVGSPEAVAAAAPDLEALEAQGAGMCYVFAGAGGEITARFFSPGTGVAEDPATGSAAAALAAIRHHRGEASGRLTISQGDAIGHPSTIKVSWDGPVVGLGGTVRRDEVRVLER
- a CDS encoding ABC transporter permease subunit; amino-acid sequence: MRAEVFRRVVVGRRKSIIGWALGFLATMAFIVLLYPAVRDQPSFGDLIEDYPEFVQQILGLGGGLELGSPEGYLNSQLFANTLPILFLIYLLAFAVRETAGEEGDKTMNLALAHPIKRERFILEKFAAMTVTGFGLAMVAVAGLLITGPLVDMDLTVAGYFGATVSVFLIALAFATLALAVGAWTGKKSLAYGVTSTLAVAFFLLWGLAPIVDALGWTNAINPFFWGLAGTPVVSGLQVGNALLLVGAVVMLVAAAIAGFRRRDIGV